In one Sporomusa sphaeroides DSM 2875 genomic region, the following are encoded:
- a CDS encoding rod shape-determining protein yields MFGTMDIGVDLGTANVLVYIKGKGIVLREPSVVAIDRDTNRILAIGEEARRMLGRTPGNIIAIRPLSEGVIADYDTTEIMLRHFIQKVAGKSFFFKPRIMVCIPSGVTTVEKRAVLEAAVQAGASKTYLIEEPLAAALGAGLEIAEPCGAMVVDIGGGTTDVAVLSLGGIVVSESLRIGGDKFDEALIRHVKKEYNILIGERTAEEIKVAIATAYPNGRNETLEIRGRDLVSGLPKTLRVNSAETREALIEPVSLIVECVKSVLEKTPPELAADIVDRGIVMTGGGALIHGLDKLINQETGIPTYLAEDPLSCVALGTGKALDSLESLQDTLTTLKKGTLAG; encoded by the coding sequence ATGTTTGGGACAATGGATATTGGCGTCGATTTGGGAACAGCCAACGTTTTAGTATACATAAAAGGAAAAGGTATTGTATTGAGGGAGCCGTCGGTGGTGGCTATTGACCGTGACACTAACCGTATTCTGGCTATCGGTGAAGAAGCGCGCCGGATGCTTGGCCGGACACCGGGCAACATTATTGCCATCCGTCCGTTAAGCGAAGGGGTAATTGCCGATTATGACACCACTGAAATTATGCTCAGACACTTTATCCAGAAAGTGGCCGGCAAGAGTTTCTTTTTCAAACCCAGAATCATGGTATGTATTCCTTCCGGTGTGACTACCGTGGAAAAACGGGCGGTATTGGAAGCTGCCGTGCAGGCAGGAGCCAGTAAGACCTATCTTATCGAAGAACCGTTGGCAGCGGCGCTGGGGGCCGGTCTGGAGATTGCCGAGCCCTGCGGGGCTATGGTGGTAGATATCGGCGGCGGCACTACCGATGTGGCTGTGCTGAGTCTGGGCGGGATTGTTGTCAGTGAATCGCTCCGGATCGGCGGCGATAAGTTTGATGAAGCGCTTATCCGCCATGTCAAAAAGGAATATAATATATTAATTGGTGAACGTACCGCCGAAGAAATTAAAGTTGCTATCGCTACCGCCTATCCCAATGGCCGCAACGAAACCCTGGAAATCCGCGGCCGGGATTTGGTATCAGGCTTGCCCAAAACCCTGCGGGTGAATTCGGCTGAAACCCGGGAAGCGCTCATTGAACCGGTATCGCTGATCGTCGAATGCGTCAAGTCGGTACTGGAAAAGACGCCGCCCGAACTGGCAGCCGATATTGTTGACCGCGGCATTGTAATGACAGGCGGGGGAGCGTTGATTCATGGGCTGGACAAGCTGATTAACCAGGAGACAGGCATTCCCACCTACCTGGCGGAAGATCCTTTATCCTGTGTTGCCCTGGGAACAGGCAAGGCCCTCGATTCACTGGAGAGTCTGCAGGATACGCTGACAACCCTGAAAAAAGGCACCCTGGCCGGCTAG